A region from the Microcebus murinus isolate Inina chromosome 27, M.murinus_Inina_mat1.0, whole genome shotgun sequence genome encodes:
- the PLIN4 gene encoding perilipin-4: MSAPDEGSRDPPKPKGKTLSSFLGSLPGFSSARNLVANAHSSARDARPGAEPAGGPATQAQAATDPQQMARDMEKPQQPSEKQIVSGAKDQVCSKMTKTKDTISSGVANVVDAAKGVVQGGLDTTRSALTGTKDAVSSGVMGAVGMAKGVVQGSLDTSKSVITGTKDTVSTGVMGAVNMAKGTVQTGVDTTKTVLTGTKDTVCSGVTGAMNVAKGTIQGGLDTTKTVLTGTKDTVSTGVMGAVNLAKGTIQTGVDTTKTVLTGTKDTLGSGVTGAMNVAKGAVQTGVDTTKTVLTGTKDTVCSGVTGAMNMAKGTIQGGLDTTKTVLTGTKDTVSTGVMGAVNVAKGTVQTGLDTTKTVLTDTKDTVCSGVTGAMNVAKGTMQTGLDTSKTVLTGTKDAVSTGLTGAVNVAKGAVQTGLNTTQNIATGAKNTVCSGVTGAVNVAKGVVQGSLDTSKAVISGTKDTVSTGVIGAVNVAKGTVQTGLDTTKTVLTGTKDTVCSGVTGAVNVAKGAVQGGLDTTKSVVTGTKDTVSTGLTGAVNLAKGTIQTGMGTTKAVLTGTKDTLGSGVTSAMNVAKGAVQGGLDTTKTVLTGTKDAMSTGLTGAVNLAKGTVQTGVDTTKTMLTGTKDTVCSGVSSAVSVAKGAVQGGLDTTKSVVMGTKDTVSTGLTGAVNVAKGTIQTGVDNTKTVLTGTKDTLGSGVTGAMNVAKGAVQTGVDTTKTVLTGTKDTVCSGVTGAMNVAKGTIQGGLDTTKTVLTGTKDTVSTGVMGAVNLAKGTIQTGLDTTKTVLTGTKDTLGSGVTGAMNVAKGAVQTGVDTTKTVLTGTKDTLGSGVTGAMNVAKGAVQTGVDTTKTVLTGTKDTVCSGVTSAMNVAKGTIQGGLDTTKTVLTGTKDTVSTGVMGAVNVAKGTVQTGLDTTKTVLTGTKDTVCSGMTSAMNVAKGTIQTGVDTTKIVLTGTKDTLGSGVTGAMNVAKGAIQTGVDTTKTVLTGTKDTVCSGVTSAMNVAKGTMQTGLDTSKTVLTGTKDAVSTGLTGAVNVAKGAVQTGLNTTQNIATGAKNTVCSGVTGAVNVAKGAVQGGMDTTKSVVTGTKDSVSTGVMGAVNLAKGTVQTGLDTTKTVLTGTKDTVSTGLTGAVNVAKGTIQTGMDTTKTVLTGTKDTICSGVTGAVNVAKGAVQTGVDTTKTVLTGTKDTVCSGMTGAMNVAKGTIQGGLDTTKTVLTGTKDTVSTGAMGAVNLAKGTIQTGLDTTKIVLTGSKDTVCSGVTGAVNVAKGAVQGGLDTTKSVVTGTKDAVSTGLTGAVNVAKGTVQTGVDTTKAVLTGSKNTLGSGVTGAMNVAKVAVQGGLDTSKTMLTGTKDAVSAGLIGAGNVATGAVHTGLGTIRNWLPGTQDTMWGERSSCRTADNRGEQTTLSPREAPTVGVSSPPAPLCAGSELAQEATAATKGLVCDVATFPQEAAPGMGEVGQLAAMCGPKGAMGFAALQDELEGMGDIFQPMSATEQAELAASEPGPKVLSADQGSYFIRLGDLTPGFRQRAFEHAVSHLQHSQFQARDALAQLEDCCSLIEEGKQPLDRQPLHLDQGLSASVDNTGTQEEQDAGALPRVCSLARQLHTAYSGLASGLQGLPAELQQRVGQARHSVCELYGIVSSAGCMEELPAERLAQSREGVRQAWQGLEALLEDVQHSPPLGWLVGPFALAPAGQRL, encoded by the exons ATGTCTGCTCCGGACGAAGGCAGCCGGGACCCCCCCAAACCCAAGGGCAAG acCCTGAGCAGCTTCCTGGGGTCCCTGCCTGGCTTCAGTTCTGCCCGGAACCTGGTGGCCAACGCCCACAGCTCCGCGAGAGACGCCCGGCCGGGTGCCGAGCCCGCGGGTGGCCCTGCCACCCAGGCTCAGG CGGCCACCGACCCACAGCAGATGGCGAGGGACATGGAGAAGCCACAGCAGCCTTCGGAAAAG CAAATCGTGTCTGGGGCCAAAGACCAGGTGTGCTCCAAGATGACCAAGACCAAGGACACCATCTCTTCTGGGGTGGCCAACGTGGTGGACGCGGCTAAGGGAGTGGTCCAGGGAGGCCTGGACACCACGCGATCTGCCCTCACGGGCACCAAGGACGCAGTGTCCAGTGGGGTAATGGGGGCAGTGGGCATGGCCAAAGGGGTTGTCCAAGGCAGTCTGGACACCTCAAAGTCTGTCATCACTGGAACCAAGGACACAGTGTCCACTGGTGTCATGGGGGCAGTGAACATGGCCAAAGGAACTGTCCAGACTGGCGTGGACACCACCAAGACTGTGCTGACAGGTACCAAGGACACTGTCTGTAGTGGGGTGACCGGTGCCATGAATGTGGCCAAAGGGACTATCCAGGGGGGCCTGGACACCACCAAGACCGTTCTGACTGGCACCAAAGACACAGTGTCCACTGGGGTCATGGGAGCAGTGAACTTGGCCAAAGGAACCATCCAGACTGGCGTGGACACCACCAAGACTGTCCTGACAGGTACCAAGGACACCCTCGGCAGTGGAGTGACCGGTGCCATGAATGTGGCCAAAGGAGCCGTCCAAACTGGTGTGGACACCACCAAGACTGTGCTGACAGGCACCAAGGACACTGTCTGTAGTGGGGTGACCGGTGCCATGAACATGGCCAAAGGGACTATCCAGGGGGGCCTGGACACCACCAAGACCGTGTTGACTGGCACCAAAGACACGGTGTCCACTGGGGTCATGGGGGCAGTTAACGTGGCCAAAGGAACTGTCCAGACTGGCCTGGACACCACCAAGACTGTGCTGACTGACACCAAGGACACTGTCTGCAGTGGGGTGACCGGTGCCATGAATGTGGCCAAAGGGACTATGCAGACTGGCCTGGACACCAGTAAGACCGTGCTGACTGGCACCAAAGATGCAGTGTCCACTGGGCTCACTGGGGCAGTGAACGTGGCCAAAGGGGCTGTACAAACCGGGCTGAACACGACTCAAAATATCGCAACAGGTGCAAAGAACACCGTCTGCAGTGGGGTGACTGGTGCCGTGAATGTGGCCAAAGGGGTTGTCCAAGGCAGTCTGGATACCTCGAAGGCTGTCATCTCTGGAACAAAGGACACGGTGTCCACTGGTGTCATAGGGGCAGTGAATGTGGCCAAAGGAACTGTCCAGACTGGCCTGGACACCACCAAAACTGTCCTGACAGGTACCAAGGACACTGTCTGCAGTGGGGTGACTGGTGCTGTGAATGTGGCCAAAGGGGCCGTCCAGGGAGGCCTGGACACCACTAAGTCTGTGGTCACGGGCACGAAAGACACAGTGTCCACTGGGCTCACTGGGGCAGTCAACTTGGCCAAAGGAACCATCCAGACTGGCATGGGTACCACCAAAGCTGTCCTAACTGGTACCAAAGACACCCTCGGCAGTGGGGTGACCAGTGCCATGAATGTGGCCAAAGGGGCTGTTCAAGGGGGTCTGGACACCACCAAGACTGTGCTGACTGGCACCAAAGACGCAATGTCCACTGGGCTCACTGGGGCAGTGAACTTGGCCAAAGGGACTGTTCAGACTGGCGTGGACACCACCAAGACCATGCTGACAGGTACCAAGGACACTGTCTGCAGTGGGGTGTCCAGTGCAGTGAGTGTGGCCAAAGGGGCTGTCCAGGGGGGCCTGGACACCACCAAATCTGTGGTTATGGGCACCAAAGACACAGTGTCTACTGGGCTCACTGGGGCAGTCAACGTGGCCAAAGGGACTATCCAGACTGGCGTGGACAACACCAAGACTGTCCTGACAGGTACCAAGGACACCCTTGGCAGTGGAGTGACCGGTGCCATGAACGTGGCCAAAGGAGCCGTCCAAACTGGTGTGGACACCACCAAGACTGTGCTGACAGGCACCAAGGACACTGTCTGTAGTGGGGTGACCGGTGCCATGAATGTGGCCAAAGGGACTATCCAGGGGGGCCTGGACACCACCAAGACCGTGCTGACTGGCACCAAAGACACAGTGTCCACTGGGGTCATGGGAGCAGTGAACTTGGCCAAAGGAACCATCCAGACTGGCTTGGACACCACCAAGACTGTCCTGACAGGTACCAAGGACACCCTCGGCAGTGGAGTGACCGGTGCCATGAATGTGGCCAAAGGAGCCGTCCAAACTGGTGTGGACACCACCAAGACTGTGCTAACAGGTACCAAGGACACCCTTGGCAGTGGAGTGACCGGTGCCATGAATGTGGCCAAAGGAGCCGTCCAAACTGGTGTGGACACCACCAAGACCGTGCTGACAGGCACCAAGGACACTGTCTGCAGTGGGGTGACCAGTGCCATGAACGTGGCCAAAGGGACTATCCAGGGGGGCCTGGACACCACCAAGACCGTGTTGACTGGCACCAAAGACACGGTGTCCACTGGAGTCATGGGGGCAGTTAACGTGGCCAAAGGAACTGTCCAGACTGGCCTGGACACCACCAAGACCGTGCTGACTGGCACCAAGGACACCGTCTGCAGTGGGATGACTAGTGCCATGAATGTGGCCAAAGGAACCATCCAGACTGGTGTGGACACCACCAAGATTGTCCTGACAGGTACCAAGGACACCCTCGGCAGTGGAGTGACCGGTGCCATGAACGTGGCCAAAGGAGCCATCCAAACTGGTGTGGACACCACCAAGACTGTGCTGACAGGCACCAAGGACACTGTCTGCAGTGGGGTGACTAGTGCCATGAATGTGGCCAAAGGGACTATGCAAACTGGCCTGGACACCAGTAAGACCGTGCTGACTGGCACCAAAGACGCAGTGTCCACTGGGCTCACTGGGGCAGTGAACGTGGCCAAAGGGGCTGTACAAACCGGGCTGAACACGACTCAAAATATCGCAACAGGTGCGAAGAACACCGTCTGCAGTGGGGTGACTGGTGCCGTGAATGTGGCCAAGGGGGCCGTCCAGGGGGGCATGGACACCACCAAGTCTGTGGTCACAGGCACCAAAGACTCAGTGTCCACTGGTGTCATGGGAGCAGTGAACTTGGCCAAAGGAACCGTTCAGACTGGCCTGGACACCACCAAGACCGTGTTGACTGGCACCAAAGACACAGTGTCCACTGGGCTCACTGGGGCAGTCAACGTGGCCAAAGGAACCATCCAGACTGGCATGGACACCACCAAGACTGTGCTTACAGGTACCAAGGACACCATCTGCAGTGGGGTGACCGGTGCTGTGAACGTGGCCAAAGGAGCCGTCCAAACTGGTGTGGACACCACCAAAACTGTCCTGACAGGTACCAAGGACACTGTTTGCAGTGGGATGACCGGTGCCATGAATGTGGCCAAAGGGACTATCCAGGGGGGCCTGGACACCACCAAGACTGTGCTGACTGGTACTAAAGACACAGTGTCCACTGGGGCCATGGGGGCAGTGAATTTGGCTAAAGGAACCATCCAGACTGGCCTGGACACCACCAAGATTGTGCTTACAGGTAGTAAGGACACCGTCTGCAGTGGGGTGACCGGTGCCGTGAATGTGGCCAAAGGAGCCGTCCAGGGGGGCCTAGACACCACTAAGTCTGTTGTCACAGGCACCAAAGATGCAGTGTCCACTGGGCTCACTGGGGCAGTGAATGTGGCCAAAGGGACTGTCCAGACAGGTGTGGACACCACCAAAGCTGTCCTAACTGGTAGCAAGAACACCCTTGGCAGTGGAGTGACTGGTGCCATGAACGTGGCCAAAGTGGCCGTCCAGGGGGGCCTGGACACCAGTAAGACCATGCTGACTGGCACCAAAGACGCAGTGTCTGCTGGGCTCATTGGGGCAGGCAATGTGGCCACAGGGGCTGTCCACACTGGCCTCGGCACCATCCGGAACTGGTTACCTGGTACCCAGGACACCATGTGGGGTGAACGCTCCAGTTGCAGGACCGCAGACAACAGAGGGGAACAGACCACCCTGAGCCCCCGAGAGGCCCCGACCGTGGGGGTCTCCAGCCCTCCAGCCCCACTCTGTGCAGGCTCGGAGCTTGCCCAGGAAGCCACAGCTGCCACCAAGGGCCTTGTGTGTGATGTGGCCACATTCCCCCAAGAAGCCGCCCCGGGCatgggggaggtggggcagcTGGCAGCCATGTGTGGCCCCAAAGGAGCCATGGGCTTTGCAGCACTGCAGGACGAGTTGGAGGGAATGGGGGACATCTTCCAGCCCATGAGCGCCACGGAGCAAG CTGAGCTGGCTGCCTCCGAGCCTGGGCCGAAGGTGCTCTCGGCTGACCAGGGAAGCTACTTCATCCGCTTAGGCGACCTGACCCCCGGCTTCCGCCAGCGGGCATTTGAACACGCCGTGAGCCACCTGCAGCACAGCCAGTTCCAAGCCAGGGACGCCCTAGCACAGCTGGAGGACTGCTGCAGCCTG aTTGAAGAGGGCAAACAGCCTCTGGACAGGCAGCCCCTGCATCTGGACCAGGGCTTAAGCGCCAGCGTGGACAACACTGGTACCCAGGAG GAGCAGGACGCCGGGGCTCTGCCCAGAGTCTGCAGCCTTGCCCGGCAGCTGCACACAGCCTACAGCGGCCTGGCCTCCGGCCTCCAGGGCCTGCCCGCGGAGCTCCAGCAGCGGGTCGGGCAGGCGCGGCACAGCGTCTGCGAGCTCTACGGCATCGTGTCCTCCGCTGGCTGCATGGAGGAGCTGCCGGCAGAGCGCCTGGCCCAGAGCCGCGAGGGCGTGCGCCAGGCGTGGCAGGGGCTGGAGGCGCTGCTGGAGGACGTGCAGCACAGCCCCCCCCTCGGCTGGCTGGTGGGGCCCTTTGCCTTGGCCCCAGCTGGGCAGCGGCTGTAG